A genomic segment from Amycolatopsis camponoti encodes:
- a CDS encoding TetR/AcrR family transcriptional regulator: MPTESSRARSMNETRDRILDVALDVLGENPDAGMGDIAAAAGVVRRTVYGHFPSRLDLVRTLTERAVAEMTAVLTEANASAAEADATWVEFIARLWPVAHRYRVLLALRRGEYGEAIHGLLGPVDELLADLVERGQDSGVFARHLPAGVLSQVAYGVVFAIADSELSNGTSGARAATITSLLMLGVPETRALALVGDPS; encoded by the coding sequence GTGCCCACCGAGTCCTCCCGTGCGCGCTCGATGAACGAGACACGCGATCGCATCCTCGACGTCGCCCTCGATGTGCTGGGAGAGAACCCCGACGCCGGAATGGGCGACATCGCCGCCGCTGCCGGCGTCGTCCGCCGCACCGTCTACGGGCACTTCCCCTCGCGCCTCGACCTGGTCCGGACACTCACGGAACGGGCCGTCGCCGAGATGACAGCCGTGCTCACCGAAGCCAACGCCTCCGCCGCGGAAGCGGACGCGACGTGGGTCGAATTCATCGCCCGCCTCTGGCCGGTGGCGCACCGGTACCGAGTGCTGCTGGCACTGCGCCGTGGCGAGTACGGCGAGGCGATCCACGGCCTGCTCGGGCCGGTCGACGAGCTCCTCGCCGACCTCGTGGAACGGGGCCAGGACAGCGGTGTGTTCGCCCGGCACCTGCCGGCGGGCGTTCTGAGCCAGGTTGCTTACGGCGTCGTGTTCGCCATCGCGGACAGCGAACTGTCGAACGGAACCTCCGGCGCCCGAGCGGCGACGATCACGAGCTTGCTGATGCTGGGAGTTCCCGAGACGCGCGCGCTCGCTCTCGTGGGCGACCCGTCCTGA
- a CDS encoding nuclear transport factor 2 family protein translates to MNRSLRLAVPALTLALAATTAGTIAHAQPETTVHIGQSTGSRTSVPRVARDWIAGWNSPNPDRLARLFTTDATYTDNAVGVVWHGRTGVADWKRRTDQFIPGVQLRLVNAFRDGDDVAIQAVYSGQITGAPRPFSVPATAILKLRHSLIATDTDYYNLAAVLAQSGLPADWTPPGS, encoded by the coding sequence ATGAACCGCTCCCTGCGCCTCGCCGTCCCCGCCCTCACGCTCGCCCTCGCCGCCACCACGGCGGGCACGATCGCCCACGCACAACCGGAGACTACAGTCCACATCGGACAATCGACCGGCAGCCGAACATCGGTCCCCCGCGTCGCCCGGGACTGGATCGCCGGCTGGAACTCGCCGAACCCCGACCGGCTGGCCCGGCTCTTCACGACCGACGCGACCTACACCGACAACGCCGTCGGCGTCGTCTGGCACGGGCGGACCGGGGTCGCGGACTGGAAACGCCGCACCGACCAGTTCATCCCCGGCGTCCAGCTGCGCCTGGTCAACGCCTTCCGCGACGGCGACGACGTCGCGATCCAGGCGGTCTACTCCGGACAGATCACCGGCGCTCCCCGGCCGTTCTCGGTCCCGGCGACGGCCATCCTGAAGCTGCGCCACAGCCTGATCGCCACCGACACGGACTACTACAACCTCGCCGCGGTCCTGGCCCAGTCCGGCCTTCCCGCGGACTGGACTCCGCCGGGTTCCTGA
- a CDS encoding TetR/AcrR family transcriptional regulator: MTTTRRTQQERRDQAEAALLGAAAELVVEQGVRSLTLARVGERAGYSRGLVTHHFGSKQVLLERLARATQTGFVPGLGDLSPGLDRLLRLIEGYVGALGGVGVLNRAFLLLWAEAATASELAPIFRERDEAFRADLREDVTAGIDDGTIRPDVEAGEVAVAVVGQLRGIGLQRLLDAEAVDTERLRHSVTEYWRRTLALHVDDGVTAQPPRRPQRRAADAAS; encoded by the coding sequence ATGACCACTACCCGTCGCACCCAGCAGGAGCGCCGCGACCAGGCCGAAGCCGCGTTGCTGGGCGCCGCCGCCGAACTCGTCGTCGAACAGGGCGTCCGCTCGCTGACGCTGGCGCGCGTCGGTGAACGCGCCGGGTACAGCCGTGGCCTGGTCACTCATCACTTCGGGTCGAAGCAGGTACTCCTCGAACGCCTGGCGCGCGCGACGCAGACCGGATTCGTGCCCGGCCTCGGTGACCTGTCACCCGGTCTGGACCGTCTCCTGCGGCTGATCGAGGGGTACGTCGGAGCGCTCGGCGGGGTGGGCGTGCTGAACCGGGCGTTCCTGCTGCTGTGGGCCGAGGCGGCCACCGCGTCGGAACTGGCCCCGATCTTCCGCGAGCGGGACGAGGCGTTTCGCGCCGACCTGCGCGAAGACGTCACCGCGGGGATCGACGACGGCACCATCCGGCCCGACGTCGAAGCCGGCGAGGTCGCGGTCGCCGTCGTCGGGCAACTCCGCGGGATCGGGCTGCAACGACTTCTCGACGCGGAAGCCGTCGACACAGAACGGTTGCGGCACTCGGTCACCGAGTACTGGCGTCGGACGCTGGCCTTGCACGTCGACGACGGCGTTACGGCGCAGCCACCACGTCGACCGCAGCGTCGCGCAGCTGACGCCGCGAGCTGA
- a CDS encoding DUF1330 domain-containing protein: MIEIDEHAVDALLTEDPGGPVVMLNLLRFRPDGGRESYQRYAEALGPAVNARYGVRVEYLGDAGRALVAEDGQAWDMVVLVRYPSRQAFADMIGDPEYQAVSHFRSEALVESVLQPTTPVALPA, from the coding sequence ATGATCGAGATTGACGAGCACGCGGTGGATGCCTTGCTGACCGAGGATCCGGGCGGTCCCGTGGTGATGCTGAACCTGCTGCGGTTCCGCCCGGACGGTGGTCGCGAGAGCTACCAGCGCTACGCCGAGGCACTCGGCCCGGCGGTCAACGCGCGATACGGCGTGCGGGTGGAGTACCTCGGCGACGCCGGGCGCGCCCTGGTCGCCGAGGACGGCCAGGCTTGGGACATGGTGGTCTTGGTCCGCTACCCGAGCCGGCAGGCGTTCGCCGACATGATCGGTGACCCGGAATACCAGGCGGTGTCCCATTTCCGCAGTGAGGCGTTGGTGGAGTCGGTCCTGCAGCCGACCACGCCGGTCGCCTTGCCGGCCTGA
- a CDS encoding epoxide hydrolase family protein: protein MTASALLRPFTVSIPDSEIDDVKQRLARTRWPDPETVDDWSQGVRVENARSLVGYWERGYDWRRFESELNRFPQFLTEIDGLDIHFVHVRSGNPHAMPLLLTHGWPGSIVEFLKLIGPLTDPVSFGGDAADSFDVVIPSLPGFGFSQKPTETGWTVSRIAGAWVELMKRLGYPRWAAQGGDWGAVVTTALGAMQPDGLLGIHLNTQYAFPARIPETLSPEQRHAVETLALYAGDLGGSNHLQGTKPETVGFALADSPAGQAAWIYEKFQSKTDNQGLAEDVLGLDDMLDAISLYWFTNSAASSGRIYWENKSLTFAGPKLTLPVAVTVFPGDIPRLPRSWIEDTYRNLIHYGEASKGGHFAALEQPEILVSEIRTGLRPLRS from the coding sequence ATGACCGCCTCGGCCCTCCTCCGCCCGTTCACCGTCTCGATCCCGGATTCGGAGATCGACGACGTGAAGCAGCGACTGGCCAGAACGCGCTGGCCGGATCCGGAAACGGTGGACGACTGGTCGCAAGGGGTCCGCGTGGAGAACGCCCGATCTCTGGTCGGCTACTGGGAACGCGGCTACGACTGGCGGCGCTTCGAGTCCGAGCTCAATCGCTTCCCCCAGTTCCTGACCGAGATCGACGGGCTGGACATCCACTTCGTCCACGTCAGGTCCGGGAACCCCCACGCGATGCCGCTGCTCCTCACGCACGGGTGGCCGGGCTCGATCGTCGAGTTCCTGAAGCTGATCGGCCCGCTGACCGATCCGGTTTCGTTCGGCGGAGACGCCGCCGATTCGTTCGACGTCGTCATCCCGTCGCTGCCCGGGTTCGGGTTCTCCCAGAAGCCCACGGAGACCGGGTGGACGGTGTCGCGCATCGCCGGCGCGTGGGTGGAGCTGATGAAGCGTCTCGGCTACCCGAGATGGGCCGCGCAAGGCGGCGATTGGGGTGCCGTCGTCACCACCGCCCTCGGCGCCATGCAACCGGACGGGCTCCTCGGAATTCACCTGAACACCCAGTACGCTTTTCCCGCCCGGATACCCGAAACCTTGTCGCCCGAACAGCGCCACGCTGTGGAGACCCTCGCCCTCTACGCCGGCGATCTCGGTGGGTCGAACCACCTTCAGGGCACGAAGCCGGAGACTGTCGGGTTCGCTCTGGCGGACTCTCCCGCCGGTCAGGCGGCGTGGATCTACGAGAAGTTCCAGTCCAAGACCGACAACCAGGGGCTCGCCGAGGACGTCCTCGGCCTCGACGACATGCTCGACGCGATATCCCTTTACTGGTTCACCAACAGCGCGGCGTCGTCCGGCCGCATCTACTGGGAGAACAAATCGCTCACTTTCGCCGGCCCGAAGCTGACGCTTCCGGTCGCGGTGACCGTCTTCCCGGGGGACATCCCGCGCCTGCCGCGAAGCTGGATCGAAGACACCTACCGCAATCTGATCCACTACGGCGAGGCAAGCAAGGGCGGGCACTTCGCGGCCTTGGAACAACCCGAGATCTTGGTCAGCGAGATCCGCACCGGCCTGCGCCCGCTTCGTTCCTGA
- a CDS encoding TetR/AcrR family transcriptional regulator — MTELEKGPQGRRRGRGARERILGASQQLFRDQGINRTGMDQLSAAAQVSKHTVYQHFAGKDELVAEYLRRFDPDVMPEVFDRPDLTPRERLLAAFDIPASTPLCPYIAAAVELHDPRHPASQYARDYKKAIAARLADTAREAGATDPEQLGEQLALLIDGASARTRVLDSASFPTAAAIAAVLIDNAIPAPTGDR, encoded by the coding sequence ATGACGGAGTTGGAGAAGGGGCCCCAAGGCCGCCGCCGGGGCCGGGGCGCGCGCGAGCGGATCCTCGGCGCGTCGCAGCAGCTGTTCCGCGACCAGGGCATCAACCGCACGGGCATGGACCAGCTCAGCGCGGCGGCCCAGGTCTCGAAGCACACGGTCTACCAGCACTTCGCCGGCAAGGACGAACTCGTCGCCGAATACCTGCGCCGGTTCGATCCCGACGTCATGCCCGAAGTGTTCGACCGCCCCGACCTCACACCCCGCGAACGGCTCCTCGCCGCCTTCGACATACCCGCGTCCACGCCCCTGTGCCCGTACATCGCGGCGGCCGTCGAACTCCACGACCCCCGGCACCCCGCATCCCAGTACGCACGGGACTACAAGAAAGCCATCGCCGCGCGGCTCGCCGACACCGCCCGCGAAGCCGGCGCCACCGACCCCGAACAGCTCGGCGAGCAACTGGCGCTGCTCATCGACGGCGCCTCGGCCCGCACCCGCGTCCTCGACAGCGCGTCCTTCCCCACCGCCGCCGCCATCGCCGCCGTCCTCATCGACAACGCCATTCCCGCTCCGACGGGAGACCGATGA
- a CDS encoding TetR/AcrR family transcriptional regulator, with protein sequence MTTRTPNPRGHGGRLRAEILAAATALLDAGGDERAVTLRAVARRAGVATPSIYHHFRGPQAIMLALVREAFAELTARLRAAADETGPGPRRQLLAICQAYVTFAHDHPERYRTMFGGLWNPVVTGGEVTAEDLSGLGADAMAVVVDGLTACVATGDCTSTDPAADAIALWLGLHGLAHQRATARIFPWPADLTRRLVVPLAHLVD encoded by the coding sequence ATGACGACCCGCACGCCGAACCCCCGCGGGCACGGCGGCCGGCTCCGCGCCGAGATCCTCGCCGCGGCAACCGCCCTGCTCGACGCCGGCGGTGACGAACGAGCCGTCACGCTCCGCGCCGTCGCCCGCCGGGCCGGCGTCGCGACTCCCTCGATCTACCACCACTTCCGCGGCCCGCAGGCGATCATGCTCGCCCTCGTGCGGGAGGCCTTCGCCGAGCTCACCGCCCGGCTGCGGGCCGCCGCCGACGAGACCGGACCCGGCCCACGGCGGCAGCTGCTCGCCATCTGCCAGGCCTACGTCACCTTCGCCCACGACCACCCCGAGCGGTACCGCACGATGTTCGGCGGGCTCTGGAACCCGGTCGTCACCGGCGGCGAAGTCACCGCCGAAGACCTGTCCGGTCTCGGCGCGGACGCCATGGCCGTGGTGGTGGACGGCCTGACCGCCTGCGTCGCGACCGGCGACTGCACCAGCACCGACCCGGCCGCCGACGCGATCGCGCTGTGGCTGGGCCTGCACGGGCTCGCCCACCAGCGCGCCACCGCCCGGATCTTCCCGTGGCCCGCCGACCTCACCCGGCGGCTCGTCGTCCCGCTGGCCCACCTCGTCGACTGA
- a CDS encoding NAD(P)H-binding protein yields the protein MRVFVTGGTGHLGSHIIPELIAAGHEVTGLARSDPAATALSALGATVRRGSLEDLDGLKEAAADSDGVIHVAHRQDLLPTGGIDAVAAAEVPIMLAYGEALAGTGKPLVAAGSIGSPGNLGRPSTEQDRPCPRARSTRAPCGPATSWRPPSSAWPSGECGRRSCASPTSRTARPIKPVSSRC from the coding sequence GTGCGAGTTTTCGTCACCGGCGGGACCGGCCATCTCGGTTCCCACATCATCCCCGAGCTCATCGCCGCCGGGCACGAGGTCACCGGCTTGGCCCGCTCGGACCCGGCCGCGACCGCGCTGTCCGCGCTCGGCGCGACGGTGCGTCGCGGCAGCCTCGAGGATCTCGACGGGCTCAAGGAGGCAGCCGCGGACTCCGACGGCGTCATCCACGTCGCGCACCGGCAAGACCTGCTCCCCACCGGCGGAATCGACGCCGTGGCCGCCGCGGAGGTCCCGATCATGCTCGCCTACGGCGAAGCGCTCGCGGGCACCGGCAAGCCGCTGGTCGCGGCCGGCAGCATCGGCTCGCCGGGCAACCTGGGCCGGCCGTCCACCGAGCAGGACCGGCCCTGCCCGCGGGCGAGGAGCACGCGGGCACCCTGCGGGCCCGCAACATCGTGGAGACCACCGTCATCGGCCTGGCCGAGCGGGGAGTGCGGTCGTCGATCGTGCGCATCGCCAACATCGCGCACAGCACGACCGATCAAGCCGGTTTCCTCCAGGTGCTGA
- a CDS encoding NADPH-dependent F420 reductase has product MSTISIIGLGGMARAIATRAVEGGHTVEVIGRDAAKAKDLAAELGGSATAGTFGAAPAGDIVVSAVPYSSAAQVLAQFGDALAGKIVIDISNTFNADATGVVTPAGTSGAQEIAKTLPASAHVVKAFNTVFGHVLAQGGRLDVLIAGDDMDAKTRVSAFIESLGLRPLDAGDLAAARWLEAVGPLLMGLANHGAGFDISLGVTIKD; this is encoded by the coding sequence ATGAGCACCATCAGCATCATCGGCCTCGGGGGCATGGCCCGCGCCATCGCCACCCGCGCGGTCGAGGGCGGCCACACCGTCGAGGTCATCGGCCGCGACGCGGCCAAGGCCAAGGACCTGGCCGCCGAGCTGGGCGGCAGCGCGACGGCCGGAACGTTCGGCGCCGCCCCGGCCGGCGACATCGTGGTCTCCGCAGTGCCTTATTCCAGCGCCGCGCAGGTCCTCGCCCAGTTCGGCGACGCGCTGGCCGGCAAGATCGTCATCGACATCTCCAACACCTTCAACGCCGACGCCACCGGGGTCGTCACCCCCGCCGGCACCTCCGGTGCACAGGAGATCGCCAAGACCCTTCCGGCGAGCGCGCACGTCGTGAAGGCGTTCAACACCGTCTTCGGCCACGTTCTGGCCCAGGGCGGCCGGTTGGACGTGCTCATCGCCGGCGACGACATGGACGCCAAGACACGTGTGTCGGCCTTCATCGAGAGCCTCGGGCTGCGTCCGCTGGATGCCGGCGATCTCGCGGCGGCGCGGTGGCTGGAGGCGGTGGGTCCGCTGCTGATGGGCCTGGCGAACCACGGCGCGGGGTTCGACATCAGCCTCGGCGTCACCATCAAGGATTGA
- a CDS encoding ABC transporter permease, whose amino-acid sequence MTTAVLTAPAPATAPDRRIGVVDSRAAYLSFGLAYVLGHGASALDRSGAGLPSWLPTTVLALGLAAGTLFSVLAVARSRRGAGKPELLAGKLLGLSWAGGFAALFLAITALTSTSGNPELATVLWPAGSGLVVGLLYLGEGAVRRNVLHYCLGTWLALVSAAALFFGTPGVFWVLAVAGGGGYAVAAHFERGRLAGLR is encoded by the coding sequence ATGACCACCGCCGTCCTCACCGCCCCGGCCCCCGCCACCGCTCCCGACCGCCGGATCGGCGTCGTCGACAGCCGTGCCGCCTACCTCAGCTTCGGCCTCGCGTACGTGCTCGGGCACGGCGCTTCCGCCCTCGACCGAAGCGGCGCCGGCCTGCCCTCCTGGCTGCCGACGACGGTGCTCGCCCTCGGCCTCGCCGCCGGCACCTTGTTCAGCGTCCTCGCCGTCGCTCGTTCCCGACGCGGCGCCGGAAAGCCCGAGCTCCTCGCCGGCAAGCTGCTCGGCCTTTCCTGGGCCGGCGGGTTCGCCGCGTTGTTCCTCGCCATCACCGCGTTGACGTCCACTTCGGGCAATCCGGAGCTGGCGACCGTGCTGTGGCCGGCCGGTTCCGGGCTCGTCGTCGGCCTGCTGTACCTGGGCGAAGGGGCCGTGCGCCGCAACGTGCTGCACTACTGCCTCGGCACGTGGCTCGCCCTGGTCTCCGCGGCCGCGCTCTTCTTCGGCACTCCGGGCGTGTTCTGGGTTCTCGCCGTCGCCGGCGGTGGCGGCTACGCCGTCGCGGCCCACTTCGAACGCGGCCGCCTCGCCGGCCTCCGTTGA
- a CDS encoding LysR family transcriptional regulator, with translation MDLDLRKLRYFVAVAGTLHFGRAAEQLHIAQPVLSRQIRALEQDLGTALFTRDSHGVTLTGAGAQLLTDAAPLLASADAARRRVTAAARGDQRMMVGFRAGIAVAPAIQQFAVRHPDVRVDVQRIEADEQAAMLLDGRLDVGYVRLPIDETGLRVVPLYTEPRVAVLPAGHRLAGKEEVTEADLAGEPLLWHADASTQPTRRPHLNAGYLVRGVDETLEHVASGRGISFLARSATVFYTHPEVVYVPVPDLAPDQVCLAVAAAHLTPVVDDFVAAAQAAAEITAECGNYEMWQLGGDATAKHR, from the coding sequence ATGGATCTGGACCTGCGCAAGCTGCGCTACTTCGTCGCGGTGGCCGGCACGCTGCACTTCGGCCGCGCCGCCGAACAGCTGCACATCGCGCAGCCGGTGCTGAGCCGGCAGATCCGCGCGCTCGAACAGGATCTCGGCACGGCGCTGTTCACCAGGGACAGCCACGGGGTGACGCTGACCGGCGCCGGCGCGCAACTGCTGACCGACGCCGCCCCGTTGCTGGCCTCCGCCGACGCGGCCCGCCGCCGGGTGACCGCGGCCGCGCGGGGCGACCAGCGGATGATGGTCGGCTTCCGGGCGGGCATCGCGGTCGCCCCGGCGATCCAGCAGTTCGCCGTCCGGCACCCGGATGTGCGGGTCGACGTGCAACGCATCGAGGCCGACGAGCAAGCCGCGATGCTGCTCGACGGCCGCCTCGACGTCGGCTATGTGCGGCTGCCCATCGACGAGACCGGCCTGCGGGTCGTTCCGCTCTACACCGAGCCGCGGGTGGCGGTCCTGCCCGCCGGGCATCGCCTGGCCGGCAAGGAAGAAGTCACCGAGGCCGACCTGGCCGGCGAGCCGCTGCTCTGGCACGCCGACGCGAGCACGCAGCCCACCCGGCGCCCGCACCTCAACGCCGGATACCTGGTTCGCGGCGTGGACGAAACGCTCGAGCACGTCGCCTCCGGCCGGGGCATCTCGTTCCTGGCGCGCTCGGCGACCGTTTTCTACACGCATCCGGAGGTCGTCTACGTGCCCGTCCCGGATCTGGCGCCGGACCAGGTGTGCCTCGCCGTGGCGGCCGCACATCTCACCCCGGTGGTCGACGACTTCGTCGCCGCGGCTCAGGCGGCGGCCGAGATCACCGCGGAATGCGGCAATTACGAAATGTGGCAGCTCGGCGGCGATGCCACGGCGAAGCATCGCTGA
- a CDS encoding DUF6153 family protein, with product MTATRLGKVQQVILLCAVAMGVIAMHHVSLSHRMGDAASTAVAHVAPGFEPDMTGSAPDGASGEHHPGMPNGLHDLLHLCLAVLFAAGALLLALVGFLGISWLTTTFPRFAGLRGSPRRGRPPDRGGREILTSLCVLRT from the coding sequence GTGACGGCGACCCGGCTCGGCAAGGTGCAGCAGGTCATCCTGCTGTGCGCCGTCGCCATGGGCGTCATCGCGATGCACCACGTGAGCCTGTCCCACCGCATGGGCGACGCGGCATCGACCGCCGTCGCGCACGTCGCACCCGGCTTCGAGCCGGACATGACCGGCTCCGCCCCGGACGGGGCATCCGGTGAGCACCATCCGGGCATGCCGAACGGCCTGCACGACCTGCTCCACCTCTGCCTGGCCGTGCTGTTCGCGGCCGGGGCTCTCCTGCTCGCGCTGGTCGGGTTCCTGGGGATTTCGTGGCTGACCACGACCTTCCCCCGTTTCGCCGGCCTTCGCGGCTCGCCACGCCGCGGACGTCCACCCGACCGAGGCGGCCGCGAAATCCTGACGTCCCTCTGCGTCTTGCGCACGTGA
- a CDS encoding DUF305 domain-containing protein, which yields MRKTVIIGGIAVVSALLLGACSGNDSMSGMDHGPSAPSSSAPAAADHNADDVTFAQQMVPHHSQALDMAKLVPSRSTDPKVVDLASRIAKAQDPEIQQMQSWLTSWGAGMSGMPGMTHESMPGMSGSMPGMMSEEDMKKLEAAKGAEFDKMWLDMMIKHHQGAVDMAETELSKGSNADAKALAQKIIDAQQAEITEMRGLLTQS from the coding sequence ATGCGCAAAACCGTCATCATCGGCGGCATCGCCGTCGTCTCCGCCCTGCTCCTCGGCGCCTGCAGCGGCAACGACTCCATGTCCGGAATGGACCACGGCCCGTCGGCGCCGTCTTCCTCCGCGCCGGCGGCCGCCGACCACAACGCCGACGACGTGACCTTCGCCCAGCAGATGGTCCCGCACCACAGCCAGGCGCTGGACATGGCGAAGCTGGTCCCGTCGCGGAGCACCGACCCGAAGGTGGTCGACCTCGCGAGCCGCATCGCGAAGGCGCAGGACCCGGAAATCCAGCAGATGCAGAGCTGGCTGACCAGCTGGGGCGCGGGCATGTCGGGCATGCCCGGCATGACCCACGAGTCGATGCCGGGGATGAGCGGATCGATGCCTGGGATGATGTCCGAAGAGGACATGAAGAAGCTCGAAGCCGCCAAGGGCGCGGAGTTCGACAAGATGTGGCTGGACATGATGATCAAGCACCACCAGGGCGCGGTCGACATGGCCGAGACCGAGCTCTCGAAGGGCAGCAACGCCGACGCGAAGGCGCTGGCCCAGAAGATCATCGACGCCCAGCAGGCGGAGATCACCGAGATGCGGGGATTGCTCACCCAGAGCTGA
- a CDS encoding TetR/AcrR family transcriptional regulator: MADTPSAATRTRNRRGEGGRLREDIVDAAVELLDETGDESAVTLRSVARRVGIAAPSIYRHFPDQPAIMLAVVQQAFDELEARLRAALDTAKDPRPRLFAVCNAYLGFAQHRPGRYRTMFGGLWMPDLAQGSLTESDMLALGQGCLELITGALADCVAAGEATSTDPSADAIALWLGIHGLAHQRAATVAFPWPPDIAERIITALAHLRT, encoded by the coding sequence ATGGCCGACACCCCGAGCGCCGCCACGCGCACCCGCAACCGGCGCGGAGAAGGCGGCCGCCTGCGTGAGGACATCGTCGACGCGGCGGTCGAACTGCTCGACGAGACCGGCGACGAAAGCGCCGTCACGCTGCGGTCCGTCGCCCGCCGCGTCGGGATCGCGGCCCCGTCGATCTACCGGCACTTCCCGGACCAGCCTGCCATCATGCTGGCCGTCGTCCAGCAGGCGTTCGACGAGCTGGAAGCGCGATTGCGGGCCGCGCTCGACACGGCGAAAGACCCCCGGCCCCGGCTGTTCGCGGTGTGCAACGCCTATCTCGGCTTCGCACAGCACCGCCCGGGCCGCTACCGGACCATGTTCGGTGGCCTGTGGATGCCCGACCTCGCCCAGGGATCACTGACCGAAAGCGACATGCTCGCACTGGGCCAGGGGTGCCTGGAACTGATCACCGGCGCGCTGGCCGACTGCGTGGCGGCGGGAGAGGCGACGAGCACCGACCCCTCGGCCGACGCGATCGCGTTGTGGCTGGGGATCCACGGTCTCGCTCACCAGCGCGCGGCGACCGTCGCGTTTCCGTGGCCGCCGGACATCGCCGAACGGATCATCACCGCGCTCGCTCATCTACGCACCTGA
- a CDS encoding medium chain dehydrogenase/reductase family protein, with amino-acid sequence MIDTITATTIVLPGKVGTDGLQVGTTALAAPAAGQVILEMEATGVSFAEQQMRRGKYYDQPPFPFVPGYDVVGTVTATGPDVDRAMIGRRFAAVTKIGGWASSLLVDAADLVPVPDGVDAAAAETVLVNGITAWQMLHRTAKVRAGSTIVVLGANGGVGSTLVQLARHAGIKVIGTASTRHHDAVRAWGATPVDYRDPKMYERIRELAPDGVDAVFDHVGGAGLTESWRLLRRGGTLVSYGTAATKDDEGSSRLPVLKSFGRLLAWNFLPNGKGAHFYNFWAGRRRLATFRTRLADDLTQVLRLLADGVLVPQIAARFPLADAGAALALAESRTVAGKVVIVP; translated from the coding sequence ATGATCGACACCATCACCGCCACCACGATCGTCCTGCCGGGCAAGGTCGGGACGGACGGTCTGCAGGTCGGCACCACCGCCCTCGCGGCCCCCGCCGCCGGCCAGGTCATCCTGGAAATGGAGGCGACCGGCGTCTCCTTCGCCGAACAGCAGATGCGCCGCGGCAAGTACTACGACCAGCCCCCGTTCCCCTTCGTCCCCGGCTACGACGTGGTCGGCACGGTGACCGCCACCGGCCCGGACGTCGACCGGGCCATGATCGGCCGCCGGTTCGCCGCGGTCACCAAGATCGGCGGCTGGGCCAGCTCCCTGCTCGTCGACGCCGCGGACCTGGTGCCCGTGCCCGACGGCGTCGACGCCGCCGCGGCCGAGACCGTGCTGGTCAACGGCATCACCGCCTGGCAGATGCTGCACCGCACGGCCAAGGTGCGGGCCGGCTCGACGATCGTCGTGCTGGGCGCCAACGGCGGCGTCGGCTCCACGCTCGTGCAGCTGGCCCGCCACGCCGGCATCAAGGTCATCGGCACCGCCTCGACCCGCCACCACGACGCCGTGCGCGCCTGGGGCGCCACCCCGGTCGACTACCGCGACCCGAAGATGTACGAGCGCATCCGCGAGCTCGCGCCGGACGGCGTGGACGCGGTGTTCGACCACGTCGGCGGCGCCGGGCTGACCGAGTCGTGGCGGCTGCTGCGTCGCGGCGGAACCCTGGTGTCCTACGGAACCGCGGCCACCAAGGACGACGAGGGCAGCTCCCGCCTGCCGGTGCTGAAGTCGTTCGGCCGGCTGCTCGCATGGAACTTCCTGCCCAACGGCAAGGGCGCGCACTTCTACAACTTCTGGGCCGGTCGCCGCCGCCTCGCCACCTTCCGCACCCGGCTCGCCGACGACCTCACGCAGGTGCTGCGGCTCCTCGCCGACGGCGTCCTGGTCCCGCAGATCGCCGCACGGTTCCCGCTGGCCGACGCCGGTGCGGCGCTGGCGCTCGCCGAGTCGCGCACGGTCGCCGGCAAAGTCGTCATCGTCCCGTAA